In the genome of Coleofasciculus chthonoplastes PCC 7420, one region contains:
- a CDS encoding SLBB domain-containing protein, whose protein sequence is MSSTDTQKTLSQKTPIVAGLTLLALMVTNSAMPSQAQLPILPENQPVGTTISLTPPISDYTLGGGDRIYVEVFKLPDLSGDYQLPPDGALTLPLIGYVSLQGLTLTEANQLLSNRYAQVLKRPTVTVTLTAPRPLNVVIAGEVNRPGSYLLDLESGVGNQPGVQYPTLPQALEQAGGVTLAANIRRVQIRPSSNRQSAPVRTINLWELVQTGNERQNLTLRDGDTIFVPSLTTINLTEAYQIATSSFAIKPEEPRNVTIVGEVTRPGTYVVIGGNTTDSPFRTGGSPSLTQAIQLAGGIKPTADIRQIRLRRTTKAGAEYEIPVNLWQLLQQGDFTQDAILQDRDTIIVPTATDISPAEATELATATFSPEIIQVSVVGEVIEPGVVEVPPNTPLNQALLAAGGFDQKRAHKHSVELIRLNPDGTVSKRTIPIDFAQGINEQSNPRLQSNDIIVVNRSGTVRVTDTIGTILEPINPVVGILRIFELLGILQ, encoded by the coding sequence ATGTCTTCTACTGATACACAAAAAACGCTGAGCCAAAAAACTCCGATAGTGGCAGGTCTGACCCTATTGGCTTTAATGGTAACTAATAGTGCCATGCCAAGCCAAGCTCAATTACCTATTCTGCCAGAGAATCAGCCTGTCGGCACTACCATTAGCCTCACACCACCGATATCAGATTACACCTTAGGCGGCGGCGATCGCATCTATGTTGAGGTTTTTAAACTCCCTGATTTGAGCGGAGATTACCAACTCCCCCCGGATGGAGCACTGACCTTACCCCTGATTGGTTACGTATCCCTGCAAGGATTAACCCTAACAGAAGCAAACCAGCTCCTATCCAATCGCTACGCTCAGGTTCTTAAACGCCCCACTGTCACTGTAACCCTGACAGCACCTCGTCCTTTAAATGTAGTGATTGCTGGCGAAGTTAATCGCCCAGGTTCTTACTTACTGGATTTAGAAAGTGGTGTGGGCAACCAGCCTGGGGTGCAATATCCCACTCTACCCCAAGCCCTTGAGCAAGCGGGGGGAGTCACTCTAGCCGCCAATATACGCCGAGTCCAGATTCGTCCCAGCTCGAACCGCCAATCAGCACCTGTGAGAACTATCAATTTGTGGGAACTCGTACAGACGGGAAATGAACGTCAAAATCTTACCTTGCGCGATGGTGATACCATATTTGTTCCATCATTAACCACGATTAATCTTACAGAAGCCTATCAAATTGCCACAAGTAGCTTCGCGATCAAACCTGAAGAGCCTCGCAACGTGACTATCGTGGGTGAAGTAACTCGACCGGGTACGTATGTTGTCATTGGTGGAAACACCACAGATTCTCCTTTTCGGACGGGTGGTTCGCCCAGCTTAACTCAAGCCATCCAGCTAGCTGGGGGCATTAAACCAACAGCAGATATTCGCCAAATCAGGCTCCGCCGTACCACAAAAGCTGGAGCAGAATATGAGATTCCCGTCAATCTGTGGCAACTTCTACAACAAGGAGATTTTACCCAGGATGCTATTCTCCAAGACAGAGATACAATTATTGTGCCAACCGCTACCGACATCAGTCCAGCCGAAGCCACGGAATTAGCTACTGCTACTTTTTCACCTGAAATAATTCAAGTGAGTGTGGTTGGCGAAGTAATAGAACCCGGAGTCGTAGAAGTTCCCCCCAACACACCTTTGAATCAGGCGCTGCTGGCTGCTGGTGGATTTGACCAAAAGCGAGCCCACAAGCATTCCGTAGAACTGATTCGCCTCAATCCCGATGGCACCGTTTCCAAGCGCACCATACCCATTGATTTTGCCCAGGGAATAAACGAGCAAAGCAATCCCCGCCTCCAGAGTAATGACATCATTGTCGTTAACCGCTCTGGTACGGTTCGAGTGACCGACACGATTGGTACAATCCTGGAACCAATCAATCCCGTTGTCGGAATACTCAGAATTTTTGAACTTTTAGGTATCCTACAATAG